In one Sphingobacterium daejeonense genomic region, the following are encoded:
- a CDS encoding DUF6427 family protein, with translation MLINQHRSLSGLNVFLVIFVGTILCLGAYLHLPENLTPVLFEPGLGRLLGLEPGANFSPSSNVLITLVLTLIQAFALNKIVNHFNLLGKPSFLTALMFMTLVSLFIPFLVLSPTLICNFITIGMLSKLFNIYKHADIKGIMFDLGLLVALGSLIYFPFIIMLLLIWSSLVIFRAFYWREWVTPLLGVITVYFLLAVAYFWLERMDEFYQIFLPFTYAFPTKLNMDIHDYFVLIPIIIAIGGFLFILKDNFFKSVVQIRKSFQLLFIMLVLIFGSFYLNQERSVNHFLLCVPPLSIYLAYFFTHAKLKWFYETLYIVILLTIIYFQFF, from the coding sequence ATGCTAATAAACCAACATCGATCATTATCGGGATTAAATGTATTCCTTGTTATTTTTGTTGGTACCATATTATGTCTTGGTGCTTATTTGCATCTTCCGGAGAACTTGACTCCGGTATTATTTGAGCCTGGTTTGGGTCGCCTTTTGGGTCTAGAACCTGGAGCAAATTTCTCTCCTTCATCCAATGTATTGATTACATTGGTTTTGACATTAATTCAAGCTTTTGCGTTGAATAAGATTGTCAATCATTTCAATCTATTGGGAAAACCAAGTTTTTTAACAGCTCTGATGTTTATGACATTGGTCAGCTTGTTTATTCCATTCTTGGTGCTGTCACCGACGTTAATCTGTAATTTCATTACCATCGGGATGCTCTCAAAGCTGTTTAATATTTACAAACATGCTGATATTAAAGGGATCATGTTTGATCTAGGGTTATTAGTTGCTCTAGGCAGTCTTATTTATTTCCCATTTATCATTATGCTGTTGTTGATCTGGTCCAGCTTGGTCATTTTCAGGGCATTCTATTGGCGGGAATGGGTAACCCCTTTGTTGGGAGTTATTACGGTTTACTTTTTATTGGCGGTAGCCTATTTCTGGTTAGAAAGAATGGATGAGTTTTACCAGATTTTTCTTCCATTTACGTATGCATTTCCAACCAAATTAAACATGGACATCCATGATTATTTTGTGTTGATCCCTATTATTATTGCCATTGGTGGATTCCTATTTATTCTGAAGGACAATTTCTTTAAGAGCGTTGTTCAGATCAGAAAAAGTTTTCAGCTATTATTTATAATGCTGGTTTTGATTTTTGGTTCTTTTTATCTCAATCAAGAACGTTCGGTCAATCATTTTCTGCTTTGTGTTCCTCCGTTGTCGATTTACTTAGCATACTTTTTCACCCATGCAAAACTCAAATGGTTTTACGAAACCCTATATATAGTTATTTTGTTAACGATTATCTATTTTCAGTTTTTCTAA
- a CDS encoding CcmD family protein, protein MKNFLLTLAALIIGLSAHAQNQVEMADGLRAEGKIYVVVAVMLVIFTVVAIYLFTIDKKVNKLEKDK, encoded by the coding sequence ATGAAAAATTTTCTATTAACCTTGGCAGCATTGATAATCGGGTTATCAGCCCATGCACAAAACCAAGTAGAAATGGCTGATGGACTTCGTGCTGAAGGTAAAATATATGTTGTTGTGGCAGTTATGTTGGTAATCTTTACTGTTGTTGCCATTTATCTATTTACGATTGACAAAAAGGTCAACAAACTGGAAAAAGATAAATAA
- a CDS encoding heme exporter protein CcmB has translation MNLLEQVKTLIYKDIVLEWRSKYAINSILLYVVSTVFVCYQSFKSVDTIVWNTLFWIILLFAAINAMSRSFLQETGHRHLYYYSIVSPKAIILAKIIYNSGLMILLSSTAFIIYNLIFKSQAENLLVYCLAILLGSISFATVFTMVSAISAKAGNNSTIMAILSFPVIIPLLIVLIKLSQNAVNGNAIVDNMGDIAVLLAINIITVAISLLLFPYLWRD, from the coding sequence ATGAATCTCCTAGAGCAAGTAAAAACATTAATATATAAGGATATTGTCCTAGAATGGCGTTCTAAATATGCCATCAACAGTATCTTACTTTATGTAGTATCCACAGTATTTGTATGTTATCAATCATTCAAGTCTGTGGATACTATCGTTTGGAACACTTTGTTCTGGATTATCTTACTCTTTGCGGCAATAAATGCCATGAGTCGAAGTTTTCTTCAGGAAACTGGTCACAGGCACCTTTATTACTATTCCATCGTCAGCCCCAAAGCTATCATTCTTGCTAAGATTATTTACAATTCGGGATTGATGATCTTGTTGTCTAGCACCGCATTTATCATTTATAATTTAATATTTAAGAGCCAGGCTGAGAACTTATTGGTTTATTGCTTGGCGATTTTATTGGGCAGCATCAGTTTTGCTACAGTTTTCACGATGGTTTCTGCTATCAGTGCGAAAGCTGGCAATAATAGTACGATCATGGCGATCTTAAGTTTTCCGGTTATTATCCCTTTGTTGATTGTATTGATCAAGCTTTCACAAAATGCTGTAAACGGCAATGCAATCGTTGATAACATGGGCGATATTGCTGTTTTATTGGCAATTAATATCATTACAGTTGCCATTTCTTTGCTGTTATTTCCTTACCTTTGGCGAGATTGA
- a CDS encoding YtxH domain-containing protein has translation MEKNRNGLVAFALLGLAVGTAAYYLLGTEDGKKQLDRANDGIKSLTKSIKELSKKEAKRASKLAKSAKEDLENLKDRAKNAGRDALDKASSKANEWANRASDAAHSAGNKAEEIADKAKSEIKNA, from the coding sequence ATGGAAAAAAATAGAAATGGATTAGTGGCATTTGCCCTACTAGGATTAGCAGTTGGAACAGCGGCATATTATTTATTAGGAACTGAAGATGGAAAGAAACAATTAGACCGTGCTAATGACGGGATCAAAAGTTTAACAAAATCTATCAAAGAACTTTCTAAAAAAGAAGCTAAGAGAGCATCAAAATTAGCTAAATCTGCTAAAGAAGATTTAGAGAACTTAAAAGATCGCGCTAAAAATGCTGGCCGTGATGCATTAGACAAAGCATCTTCAAAGGCTAACGAATGGGCTAACAGAGCATCTGACGCTGCACATAGCGCAGGTAACAAAGCTGAAGAAATAGCTGATAAAGCTAAATCAGAAATTAAAAACGCTTAA
- a CDS encoding ABC transporter ATP-binding protein has translation MIVVIWYGASLVSINEISVGDLTTYILYSMFVAGSMGSFPELYASLQRALGASERVLEILDEPKEDIQVNEEDKEIKIALHGDIVFDHVSFSYPTRPDLTILKDISFHVEAGKKLAIVGPSGTGKSTIASLILQFYQPSSGELKYDGIPANELALTDIRNQVAIVPQDVLLFGGTIRENISYGNLNSEAEDIITAAKRANAHNFIMDFPEGYDTVVGERGVKLSGGQRQRIAIARALLKDPAILILDEATSSLDSESERMVQQALVELMKNRTSIIIAHRLSTIRDADMIIVVEDGIISDMGSHQELMEKNSGLYRHLYTLQSLQAVES, from the coding sequence GTGATTGTTGTAATCTGGTACGGTGCGTCTTTGGTTTCCATCAATGAAATTTCAGTAGGTGATCTTACGACATATATTTTATACTCTATGTTTGTTGCGGGTTCTATGGGAAGTTTTCCGGAACTGTATGCTAGTTTGCAACGAGCATTGGGTGCCAGCGAGCGTGTGTTGGAAATCTTAGATGAACCTAAGGAGGACATTCAGGTCAATGAAGAAGATAAAGAGATCAAAATAGCATTGCATGGTGATATTGTATTTGACCATGTAAGTTTTTCTTATCCTACCCGTCCTGACCTGACCATTTTGAAGGATATTTCCTTTCATGTGGAAGCCGGCAAGAAACTGGCGATTGTTGGGCCAAGTGGAACAGGAAAGTCAACCATTGCATCTTTGATTCTTCAGTTTTATCAACCTTCGAGCGGAGAATTGAAATATGATGGTATTCCCGCAAATGAGCTTGCACTTACAGATATCAGGAATCAGGTTGCGATTGTTCCTCAAGATGTCCTTTTATTCGGTGGAACCATCCGTGAGAACATCAGCTATGGAAATCTGAATTCCGAAGCCGAAGATATCATCACGGCTGCGAAACGTGCGAATGCGCATAATTTTATTATGGATTTTCCAGAGGGATATGATACTGTCGTTGGTGAGCGAGGCGTGAAGCTCTCGGGAGGTCAGCGACAACGGATTGCCATTGCTAGGGCTTTATTGAAAGATCCTGCTATTTTGATTTTAGATGAGGCGACTTCATCATTGGATTCGGAATCCGAACGGATGGTTCAGCAAGCATTGGTTGAACTGATGAAGAACAGAACTTCGATCATAATTGCACACCGACTGTCCACTATTCGAGACGCTGACATGATTATTGTGGTTGAAGATGGAATTATTTCAGACATGGGGTCCCATCAAGAATTAATGGAAAAAAACAGTGGTTTGTACCGTCATTTATATACTTTGCAGTCCCTCCAGGCGGTTGAAAGTTAA
- a CDS encoding ABC transporter transmembrane domain-containing protein: MARPRLNSGDAHSEDLPKPKLNKEILKKALKIFSYIKPFKWKFVIGMVFLILSSLSMLTFPALLGAMIDAAQGRETFTFLPASVMFIGSLSLIILSFQSIISFFRIRLFVEIAEKSLANIRKDTYHRLITLPIDFFANRRVGELNSRLSADLSQIQDTMTTTLAEMLRQTISLSFGVVLLVWVSPKLALMNLCILPVIIVIAIIFGKFIRKLSKESQDKLAESNSVVQETLLGISNVKAFVNEFFESKRYAEKLNQSVALAVKGATYRGIFASFIIFAIFWCCDCCNLVRCVFGFHQ, from the coding sequence CTAAAGAAAGCATTAAAGATTTTTTCTTACATCAAGCCTTTCAAATGGAAATTTGTCATTGGTATGGTGTTCCTGATCCTTTCCAGCTTGAGCATGTTGACATTTCCGGCTCTTTTAGGGGCTATGATCGATGCAGCCCAAGGTAGAGAGACTTTTACATTTTTGCCAGCTAGCGTCATGTTTATTGGGAGCCTGTCCTTAATTATCCTTTCTTTTCAATCCATTATTTCATTTTTTCGGATTCGTCTTTTTGTAGAGATTGCCGAAAAGTCATTGGCCAATATTAGAAAAGACACTTATCATCGATTAATTACTCTTCCTATCGATTTCTTTGCTAACCGTCGGGTTGGCGAATTGAACAGTAGATTATCAGCTGATCTTTCCCAAATTCAAGATACCATGACGACTACCTTGGCAGAAATGCTGAGGCAGACCATAAGTCTATCTTTTGGTGTGGTATTGTTAGTATGGGTATCTCCAAAATTGGCCTTGATGAATTTATGTATTCTTCCTGTGATTATTGTTATTGCTATAATTTTTGGGAAGTTTATCCGTAAGTTATCCAAGGAATCGCAGGACAAACTAGCAGAATCCAACTCTGTTGTTCAGGAAACCCTGTTGGGGATCAGCAATGTGAAGGCCTTTGTGAATGAGTTTTTTGAGTCCAAGCGATATGCTGAAAAATTAAATCAATCTGTTGCTTTGGCGGTTAAAGGAGCTACCTACCGTGGTATTTTTGCGTCTTTTATCATATTTGCCATTTTTTGGTGCTGTGATTGTTGTAATCTGGTACGGTGCGTCTTTGGTTTCCATCAATGA